A window of Cellulomonas wangleii genomic DNA:
ATCTCGATCTGCTGCGTGTGGTGCCCGTGCACCTCGACCAGCACCTGCGCGCCGCGGACCTTCGCCTGCTCGACGATCCGCTCGGTGTACTCGTCGGTCGCGGGGGTCATGAAGCAGTCGGTGCCCGCCTCCTTGCCCGTGTACCCGACGGCGTCGAGCCGCAGCATCGTCACGCCGCCGGAGGTCAGGGCGTCGACGACGGACGTCAGGTAGTCCCACGCCTGCGGCGTGCGCAGGTCGATGTCGACCTGGTCGGCCGTGAACGTCGTCCACACCAGGCGGCGACGCCCGCCGAGCGTCATCGCCGTGAACGGCAGGCCGGGGCGCGGGCGGTAGATCCGCGCCAGGTCCTCCTCGGTGACGCCGTCCGGGAAGACGGAGTCCAGCGTGAGGAACATCGGGGCGTGCGGGGACGCGTCGCCGTGCTCGCGGACGTCACGGAACTGCGCGGAGTCCGCCGACACGTGGTTGACGATGACGTCGGCCATGACGTCACGACCCCGGGCGAGCGCCCGCACGTCGTCCCAGGTGCCCAGGCGCGGGTCGACCTGCGTGTGGTCGCGCGGGTCGAAGCCGGCGTCCACGCCGTCGAAGGGCGTGTAGAAGGGCAGGACGTGCACGCCGCCGAACGCGCCGGCGAGCGGGCCGTCGAGCAGCGCGTGCAGGCCGGGCAGGTCGCCCGCCAGGCGGTCGGCGTAGGTGATGAGCTGAGGGCCGTGGTGCGTCACGCGTCGGGCTCCGTCGTCGTCGGTGACCGGGGTCGGTCGCGGTGGGGCGGTGGACCGGCGGACCGGTCGGGGGTCCTCCGTCAGGATGGGCCCGTCAGGAGGGTCTGGCAGAGGGGGTCCGTCGGCGCCCACCACCGGGGGGAGGGCGGACGCCGACGGACGTCAGGGGGCCGGCGGGCGCTCGCGCAGCCGCGCCAGCCAGCGGGCGCGGGCGTTGCGCGCGTCGCGCGACACCGGCGCGTCCGGCACGAGCCCGTCGAAGCCGTGGCAGCCGCCGGGCCAGACGTGCAGCTCGGCCTCGCCGCCGTCGGCCCAGATCCGGGCCGCGTACTGCACGCACTCGTCACGGAACGTCTCGGCCGACGCGACGTCGACGTACGCGGGCGGCAGGCCGTCGAGGTGTGCGGCACGCGCGGCCGACGCGTACGGCGGGGTGTCGGGCCCGCCGGCGGCCTCGCCGAGGTACGCGGCCCACGCGGTCGCGTTCGCCGTGCGGTCCCACGAGCCGACGCCGGCCATCTGGTGGCCCGACGCGCTGTCGTTGCGGTCGTCGAGCATCGGGCACACCAGCAGCTGACCCGCCAGGGCCGGCCCGCCGCGGTCCCGCGCCAGCAGCGCGAGGGCGGCCGCGAGCCCGCCGCCGGCGCTGACGCCCGTCACCACGACACGCCCGGCGTCGAGGCCCAGCGCCTCGGCCTGCCCGACGAGCCACACCAGCGCGGCGTAGGCGTCCTCGACCGCGGCCGGGTACGGGTGCTCGGGCGCCAGCCGGTAGTCGACCGACGCGACGGCCCACCCGGGGCCGGCCTCGGCGACCGCGGCGACGTCGTCCGACACCGTGCCCACCACCAGGCCGCCACCGTGCAGGTGCAGCAGCACCGGGACGACGCCGTCGACCTCGGGCCGCAGCAGCGCCACGCGCACCGGGCCGTCGGGCCCGGGGGCCTCGTGCCACGTGAGCGTGCGGCGCACGGCCACCGCGACCGCGTCGAGGTCCGGCGGGCAGGCCCGCGAGCGCAGCCCGTCGATCTCGTCCGGCGCCAGGGTCGTCACGACGTCCTGGGGCCGGCCGGTCAGCGCGGCCGCGATCGCCGGGTCGAAGGGCGGTCGGGTCGCCACGGCGGTGGTCATCCCTTCAGCGCCCCCTGCATCAGTGCCGAGACGAACTGCCGCTGGAACGCGAGGAACACGAGCAGCGTCGGCGTGAGGATCAGCAGCGAGCCCGCGCACAGCAGCGGGATGTCCGTGCCCCACTGTCCCTGGAACGCGCCGAGGGCACCGGCCATCGTGCGGTTCTTCGGGTCATCCACCAGCACCACGGCGAGCAGGAACTGGTTCCACGTCCACAGGAACATGAGGATCCCGAGGGACGACAGCGCGGGCCGCGACAGCGGGACGTGCACACGGGTGAACAGCTTCCACGTGTTCGCCCCGTCGATGCGGGCGGCCTCGGACAGGTCCGGGGGCATCGTCACGAAGTGCGCGCGCATCCACATGACCGCGAACGGCATGTACAGGCCGAGCAGCGGCAGGATGATCGCCCACCGGGTGTTCAGCAGCTGCATGTCCCGCATCTGGTAGTACAGCGGGACGATGATCGCCTGGAACGGCAGCGTCAGACCGAGCACGAACGTCAGGAAGATCCACCGGTGGCCCGGCGGGCGCAGGTGGCCCAGCGAGAACCCGGCGAGCGTCGCGATGAGCAGCGCCGCGGGCACCACACCGAGCTCGATGAGGAAGCTCGACCACAGCAGGGCCCACATGTCGGCGGCCTGGAACGCGTCGACGAAGTTCGACCAGTACGGAGTCTCGGGCCACGACATGCCCGACGGGTACGTCCCGGGCTTGTGCAGCGCGGTGACGAACAGGCTGATGAACGGGATGACCGTCACGGCCATCAGCAGGACGAGCAGGGCGCGGCCCAGCCACGCCTCACGGCGGGAGACGATCATCAGTCCTCCTCCTTCGTCAGGCGCTGGATCGGCAGGACGACGGCCAGCACGAGGACCATGAACACCACGGCGAGCGCGGAGGCCTGGCCCACCTCGCGGGAGAAGAAGCCGAGGTAGTAGATCTCCAGGCCGGGGACGAGCGTCGAGTTGGCGGGCCCGCCCTGCGTGGAGATGTAGACGATGTCGAACGCGGCGAGCGCCGCGATGACGGTCACGGTGACGCACACGCCGATCTCCTGGCGCACGCTCGGCAGGGTGATCGCGAAGAACTCGCGGACCGCGCCGGCACCGTCGATGCGCGCGGCCTCGAACAGCGCCGGGTCGATCTTCGTCATGCCGGACAGCAGCAGCAGGAGGCACAGCCCGAGGGCGACCCACGCGCCGATGACGCCGACGGCGCCGAGCGCGGTGCTCGTGTCACCCAGCCAGGCGCGCGTGACCGAGCCCAGGCC
This region includes:
- a CDS encoding alpha/beta hydrolase; amino-acid sequence: MTTAVATRPPFDPAIAAALTGRPQDVVTTLAPDEIDGLRSRACPPDLDAVAVAVRRTLTWHEAPGPDGPVRVALLRPEVDGVVPVLLHLHGGGLVVGTVSDDVAAVAEAGPGWAVASVDYRLAPEHPYPAAVEDAYAALVWLVGQAEALGLDAGRVVVTGVSAGGGLAAALALLARDRGGPALAGQLLVCPMLDDRNDSASGHQMAGVGSWDRTANATAWAAYLGEAAGGPDTPPYASAARAAHLDGLPPAYVDVASAETFRDECVQYAARIWADGGEAELHVWPGGCHGFDGLVPDAPVSRDARNARARWLARLRERPPAP
- a CDS encoding carbohydrate ABC transporter permease — protein: MIVSRREAWLGRALLVLLMAVTVIPFISLFVTALHKPGTYPSGMSWPETPYWSNFVDAFQAADMWALLWSSFLIELGVVPAALLIATLAGFSLGHLRPPGHRWIFLTFVLGLTLPFQAIIVPLYYQMRDMQLLNTRWAIILPLLGLYMPFAVMWMRAHFVTMPPDLSEAARIDGANTWKLFTRVHVPLSRPALSSLGILMFLWTWNQFLLAVVLVDDPKNRTMAGALGAFQGQWGTDIPLLCAGSLLILTPTLLVFLAFQRQFVSALMQGALKG